One Homalodisca vitripennis isolate AUS2020 unplaced genomic scaffold, UT_GWSS_2.1 ScUCBcl_3190;HRSCAF=8552, whole genome shotgun sequence genomic window, gcaaaactaaatattttatagagaaaGTGTGTGGTTGGCAGAAAAGCCACAGTGTCCTGCACGATAATTTCCTTTTTCTGTATGTCGACGTGAAGATCTTTAGTAACAAAGGCACGCGTGAGCACGCTCGTCGAGTATTCACGAAACTGTTTAACGTTTAACTGGCTTTAACGCTTTAAGAGGCTTCCCACCAGAGTTAGTTTTATGTGAGAAATTCATAATAACTTCAGTTGTAGCTCACAGACTGGGCAAACGGTTTGGAAGTGTTAGACGATCTTGcaaaagaaatttcaattttcaacgAAGAGATAGGACGTTGAGGGTACGCGCATAGTGAGGAGGTGAAGGTGGAGGTGTAGCTGGATGTGTAGGTGCAGGTGGAGGTACAGATGGAGGTAGCATCGTATAGTGCAGGAGGTTTTACCTCGCCGTCTAGCTCGCCGCCTCGCAGCTCTTTCCCCTCCCCAAACACGCGTCAACACAAGCAGTCGAGTGTTGTTTCTATCCATTAATCACAGTGGTAGCTTTTTTGCCTATTGCAACAATTTTCTCTGTCAGTGATGATAAGTGAAGATAGTGATGATAGCGATGATATGTCTTCAGCATGTAAGTGGTGGCTTACGGGAACGTTAAGTAATCGAACATTTAGTGCACATCCTGTTAATCAAGTGCGACAGGAACTAGGTGAATATCATCATCTTTTTCATGAACTAAAAAATTATCCtgagaagtttcaaaattatttgcgaATGACTCCTGAAACGTTTAAGTACATATGTGAAACCATTTCTCCAAAGTTGGAGAGTTGTACAAAATACTGCAACTTGCATGTTAACCCTATCGGTCCAAAAGAACAGCTTGTACTGACTATAAGGTAAGTTACAGTACCTTCTGCCTGCAATTGCACATGTTCTGTAAGTTAAAAAGTATATGCTTTGTTAAAGATAaacagtgtaaatttaaaataaaaaatatatgtattgaagtaaaatcaataaaattgtgccagaaataaatttcatatattcttctgttatttaattctcgaatatgtttgttgtatgtaaaaatgagttggtaataagaAAGCAATTCCAgttcatgaaaaatacaatttattggtaaaatgATAGTAACTAACAGGGatcttttcaaagtaaaatacaaacgAAAGATATTAATGTACGCTACATAAAAATGctgcaaatgtttgaaaatgttataatagtaggcctaacataatcttaaaaaatggtattattaagtaaattgcGCAAAGGAAAAATAGTAGtacttataaaaaacgtaaagaACTATTAAACTGTCATTAATTTATCGCCAGCTGAACGGcattacaaagacatttttaaaagtgaGTGTACTCGGGAACATATGTTTCGCCGCCATCCTGGTTGTAGTTCAATGGTGAAGTCACGTCGCGGACCAGCTGTGCGAAGGTGACTGGTGATGGTGATGCCATGGTACTAGGAGAGGAACTGTCGTAGGGACTGTAGCGATGAGAGCTTGTACTGTGGTCTACTGACGTAGGTCTAGTGACAGTTGATGTTGTTGAGAATGATGATGGTGGTTCGGGTGAGTATGCCATGTCAAAAAGAATTTCTTGAACTTTCATCCTGAACAACATTTTCTTTCTAGGATTCAGGTTTTTAACATGGGGTAGCAGTGAGTTGAAGAACCCAACATCCTCGTCATTTGCCCTGTCCTCACTTTTCTGTTGCTTTAACTTCAACTTTTCTTTCTCCAACTGCACTAATTCCCGTCCAATAGCTGCTTGTGTcgtgattctttttttaaatcctgttCTTGTGATCAGGTCATTCGTATTAAATCTTGGTGGCATTGCAGGGCGTGATGCATGAGATTTCTGCTGCTGGCGTGATTCACTCTCCGGCGCCGGTACTATTGTCAGATTCTCTGTGTCCAACTGTGGATTGTCAGGTTCATCACATTCTTGGCCTATCTCGGTCACTTCTTCCGACTCCTCTTCGTTTAGGTCGTGGTCTGAGTCATCTGCTATTACATCTGCAAGGTTTCCTGTTGATTTGCGGGGCAAAAACTGGTCTTTGAGAAACGCCATGCTGTCGTAATATTTCCATGTGGGTGTTTCTGGTGCTGCAGCTCCAGActtaattgttttggaaaattgttttctGAATTCTTGCCTCAAGTTCTTCCAAATTTGCTTCACAACTTTATCTGGAACAAAACACGAAAACGTAAacgactaatatttttaatattatgtttttggttatattGTGTTCTTTGGTTGCAGGTACTTGGCAACTGGAAGCAGTTTTAAAACTCTTGGATTTTCATTTCGAATGGGAGACAATACAGTGGGCAAAATCGTTAAGAATGTGTGCAAACTGTTATGGGAGACGTTCCAACCAGAGCATATGCCAGTTCCAACTATTGAAGATTATGAGCAAGTTGCAAAAAGATTCTATGAGATTTGGAAATTCCCACACTGTATCGGAGCGTTGGACGGTAAACACTGTCGAATAAAATGCCCAGCGCATTCAGGGTCTATGTACTTCAATTATAAGAAGACTTTTTCAATTGTTCTACAGGGTGTTGCGGATGACcattacaagtttatatttattgatgttgGCGGTTTCGGCAAACAAAGCGATGGGGGAACCTTGAGGGCGTCAGATTTTGGAAGGTTGTTGGaacaaaacaaattgtgtatTCCCGAAGAAAAGTGTTTGCCTGACAGCAATATAAAAGTTCCACACGTTTTTATTGCAGATGAAGCGTATCCCTTGCGCGAGAATCTCATGAAACCTTATTCGAAAAAAGCTCTTGGGGATGCAGAAGAAGTGTATAATAAACGGCTATCAAGTGCTAGAAAAACCATTGAGTGTGCCTTTGGCATTCTGTTTGCTAAGTGGCGGATATTAAGTGGTTACATTGAAACCTTGCCTGAGACTGCAGACGATATAATAAAGGCTGCATGCGTTTTACAcaatataatcataaacaaagACGGATACTGCGGTGTACATGAGTCAGAACTCCTGCCTTTCCCTACTGAACTGAACTTACAACCATTGGGTAGATCTGGAAATGCTACATCTAATCGAGCCAAAGAAGTTAGAAATAGtttcaaggaatattttgtaaacaatccgTAATCAAGATAATACTTAGTTGCAACTGTGTGTCCTTGTTTATAGTTCATTAAAGATTTCATTCGCAAGTTTCTAATTTTTACCTTATTTCAAACCTTTTACTTACTAatgttagataaaaaatatattaattaattagaaagtctgctatggatacttttacattacactttaaactgAATATCCCACATAAAACAGCAAAgctggtttaagtttaaatttaaagtttttagttacCTGTAACTTTTAGTTCTTTCGCAATTTCCTTCCATTCCTTGTCCAGAACGTGACGATTGTGATGTTGCTTGTGTCTCTTGTCCCACAAGGCTGGACGATTTTGGACAGCAATAATAATATCTTCCTTCATTTCGGATAACAGGTTATCAAAAACTAACAGAAACCAACAAGCGGAACTAAACGTTGACTTGGGTGAAAGCAGACTGAAGGGAGTGGCGGGGTGTACCGGGAGAGGGGGTTGGGGGGTGCGTGGCCTTGAGTGGACCAATCACGTTAAAGCAGCGAGCAAAGCCGCGAGCTAGGCAGCGAGGTAAATCAAACTAGTTTGTTTTCGAAAAACATCCTGCTAGGCCTCCTTGTAAGTGGCGAGCTACACCTCTACCGCGACCTGCTCACCATGCGCGCACGCATTTAACCTAATGAAATTGTTTTACCTCGCCGTTAACGGCGACCTGCACCTACACCTACACCTCCACCTTCACCTCCTCACTATGCGCGTACCCTGAAAGTAGCATTTCTACAAAACAACACTTGTTACCGtacaaattctatttttatataacgAAGTCTCCCGTCAAATCTTCTGaaaaaatgtcattataaatGAGCAGAGGAGGCGGTTCGGCTACGTTGGCCGGCTGCGCCCGAATCATTATCGCAAGTGGATAGCTCCAACAGATAAGAGTAGAGAGAATTTGTATGTTCTAGGACAACCGTTACACGGCAAGGTCACGCGACATCAACAcaaaggtcaatgacccctcTCCCCCCTTCACCCCCTCGCCCACGGAGGTCAATGTCTCCTCTACctctccaccccctcgcccacggAGGTCAATGACCTCTCCCCCCTTTACCCCCTCGCCCACGGTGACCAATgacccccctccaccccctcgcccacggAGGTCAATGACCCCTTTCCCCCCTCCACTCCCTCGCCCAtggaggtcaatgacccctccaCCCTCTTGCCCACGGTCATCCGATGACCTTGACTTTGGACATCAAGGTCACACTATGACATAGACCTTGGACTTCAAGCTCACCCGATGgccttgaccttggacttcaaggtcactcAATGGCCTTGACCTTGAGTCGTAAGAAAATTTCGTCATAAGACTTGAGTCGTCATACACCCGTTACAACACATGAATATACGTAGTTTacgtatgatgtaatatttatgacgtaAATATGAGATCATTGTAATAGTTTGTGGTATTACTGATATTATATGTTGGTACAAAACATGCACAGGAAGTAGTTTTCCTTCTGgagtttttgattcattaatattaataaaggtccacctgaaggatcacattcacACCCCCAAGGCCGATTAAGGAGGGGGAGCAGCATCTACTCAAGCAATCGCGGGAAtagttaaagaggatgagggggaaaagtATTGATTTACGAAgattattgtttgtggtgtcagtgtttagaagagtgaaggaggcaATATTTACACCCACTGTGAGTATACTAGACTTTAGATATCTTACTACTGTATAGCCATACGGTAAGGTCCCGTACTCTCCTTCTAGTTTACGCTTAGGAccggttattttaaataaatttgtctcTTCTACAGTAACTATGTTTTTatcttttgtccgtctaatacggttttctgttatttctagagttggatccgtttcactaagcaccatttcttttaatttttcaaaattagacgtttactagtttttaaatttaaagtgagaccttttattttacagacttcaactaacgaatttttatttgtggaccacactaagtaggcataggttttaggaccaccagaaacgaattctacaatgtatgacccgggaccgtagtcgaccaactcatcggttTTCTCCTCGAGGTAGTCgccggtaggaactttatacgtgccgtttttatgtatgtacagtacactgtctgtgtcataataagcggccaagacgacgttgagttctttgtcctgatcagtgagacaccaggaagggtagcccgatgcctcctgtttaatttttaggaatttatttacaaagtctgtgaagagtccgccatcctcataggtcactacctcgtattcccataattcgtacatttctaaaatggtatagcctctttctacagcttttctaatttcctgcatcgtccatgtccccgtcaatgctctctcttccgtggtgtgggcacagtcacccgagtacatgtccttCCCACActtcctacataaaacaaacattaatttatcgttcatgcgtgtagggaaaaccgggtgatacaactttagcgggggcaggactttacatttaagaagaccttcagcctgcgtgcctcgccccctacattctctgtcacccacatagcttttaggatgagattttacgtacattttaaatttattaacaaaaggatagagagagcatacgtccacatactgtatagactccccctctgcacacttgtggtatgttcttgcgttgcctgttctatcaccaaagaaggcgtctcttggattaagtgggagcgtgtttagaattggtaatgaatttaggtatgccaatctaggatcttttttcattttctcaaattcacactcccacatctcgataacttcgtatccggaattttggagttttgTCATTTTTGttttggtcctttcgtacctcagatgcaaagagtctgaaGGATTATCTgataagggcacttccctctcatacttgtaacatttagggcacccgtggaaatacAACCCTGGAATTCATACACACGTTCACcctcaaaaccgtctactttcataccggcaattttgacttctctttcccgccctgcatgctggattcggacgccgcgctgatcctcctcccaagtcagccactgcaaagcgatgggggattgcatgtcaacaagtctgtatccattcttagggaccaggccaatagtattgggttttaagaacttccgtctaaacaccaagttacaggcgctggctatggtgacggcttccatgaacgggtctacgttacattcttcgagaaacattgctctgaattttatgCACGCTTGCGCCAAGATCTCCACATCTGAGATACAATACTCAatcagttctttttggaaatcgaacactacgtttttgttgacctggtcattatgccaattttcaaaatctttataactttttccgaacatcgattcagggcagtagtattccttgggcgggatggggcctacataattttggtttgcctgagtgttaaacaagtgagggaagtaaccattcttcttctctgggggtagatcaaaggctttgttgagtgctgagagggccgTGGGGAAATAGTccagtgagtcgataaatctcacgttgtccaattccatcAAGATTACTTTAGTACCGCGCATGATCAGATCGGgactgaattttgtctgttccaatacgtattttaagatgaactgaaaatcaaagccctggccgttatgagccattacacaaacgtttttgaagtattttctaacatccatcacatattccatgaatttaactacaggatcttgtctgaagactcgagtgcgggtattacaatgttcacaatttccaccaccgatacatttgaaacagaattgttgcgagacacatagatttactttatgaacttttttattatcaatgtactcgtcctgtcttgtttccagatcgaaaaatatgaatagaaaatcttctgttttgggcttgcctgtgtcgactcgcatgtagcactggtggtttggggccttgaaatcattacagattttacagaaaacttccccgcacacgtgtttcgatttacgat contains:
- the LOC124372432 gene encoding uncharacterized protein LOC124372432, which translates into the protein MKEDIIIAVQNRPALWDKRHKQHHNRHVLDKEWKEIAKELKVTDKVVKQIWKNLRQEFRKQFSKTIKSGAAAPETPTWKYYDSMAFLKDQFLPRKSTGNLADVIADDSDHDLNEEESEEVTEIGQECDEPDNPQLDTENLTIVPAPESESRQQQKSHASRPAMPPRFNTNDLITRTGFKKRITTQAAIGRELVQLEKEKLKLKQQKSEDRANDEDVGFFNSLLPHVKNLNPRKKMLFRMKVQEILFDMAYSPEPPSSFSTTSTVTRPTSVDHSTSSHRYSPYDSSSPSTMASPSPVTFAQLVRDVTSPLNYNQDGGETYVPEYTHF